The following proteins come from a genomic window of Paucimonas lemoignei:
- the ptrA_2 gene encoding insulinase-like:peptidase M16, C-terminal encodes MSTQHLTLANGLNVVLCHAPRLKRCAASLRVAAGSHDVAAAWPGLAHFLEHLFFLGTERFADDEKLMTFVQRHGGQVNASTRERTTDFFFELPPTSFAQGLERLCDMLAHPRMTLADQLREREVLHAEFIAWSRDAASRQQTLLLQGLSARHPSRGFHAGNRYTLRVPDQAFQGALQDFYRRFYQAGQMTLCLAGPQPLQALQELATAYGGYFASAVKVEQSCPPRLIEQGAMLPCELFAVEDLPEGADEAVAFLCHALNGSSAKGVGSLKAEVVYQFAGQALISIAGDATLTATEKLHSWLPLFHTTWPTLRDDYNRLSQRRLQTCGPLELAHHHARHRPLGLSDQGCVALIALLEQLPLETRITTIDWQLPEPNPFLGDVSSDDESAIYLRWELQCPQPALWQRFEHRLRGLSANAKQAGVELAFTAYGDYWQLKLSGITAPIPAILECAFSLLKAPDDETLDSLPEDPALIPIRQLVKALPDRYLDAKTGAVITDIPRFWACTRWISFTHGALDCHAALTKAPGLKDTTLTHVKALPAGKHWQTEPSDSAESAVLLFCPVPSSSIADEAAWRLLTQVIQGPFYQRLRVELQLGYAVFSGLRQIAGKPGLLLGVQSPGASVQELVRHIETFLIGLKAPVTNADLSAQTAALIAQLDLSAMDNASTAELLWQGHLAGRDADYLSTLREALRHLSAADLSQAITRLNEAAGGWLWLSNSSSAPALAR; translated from the coding sequence ATGTCCACCCAGCACCTGACCCTCGCCAATGGCCTGAACGTCGTGCTCTGCCACGCCCCACGCCTCAAGCGCTGTGCGGCGTCGTTGCGGGTGGCGGCGGGGAGTCATGATGTGGCGGCTGCGTGGCCGGGGTTGGCGCATTTTCTTGAGCATCTGTTTTTTCTTGGCACCGAGCGCTTCGCCGACGACGAAAAGCTGATGACCTTCGTCCAGCGTCACGGCGGGCAGGTCAACGCCAGCACTCGCGAACGGACCACTGACTTTTTCTTCGAGCTGCCACCGACCAGCTTCGCCCAAGGGCTGGAGCGGTTGTGCGACATGCTCGCTCATCCGCGTATGACGCTCGCCGATCAACTGCGCGAGCGTGAAGTGCTGCACGCCGAGTTCATCGCTTGGTCGCGTGATGCCGCGTCCCGTCAACAGACACTACTGCTTCAAGGCCTGTCCGCTCGCCACCCGTCGCGGGGCTTTCATGCGGGCAACCGCTACACGCTGCGCGTACCGGATCAGGCGTTTCAAGGCGCGCTGCAGGATTTCTACCGACGGTTTTATCAAGCCGGGCAAATGACCTTGTGCCTGGCCGGGCCGCAACCTCTGCAAGCGTTACAGGAGTTGGCGACGGCTTATGGCGGGTACTTCGCCAGCGCAGTGAAAGTTGAGCAAAGCTGCCCGCCGAGGCTGATTGAACAGGGGGCCATGCTGCCCTGCGAGCTTTTTGCAGTCGAGGACTTGCCGGAGGGTGCTGATGAGGCAGTGGCTTTTTTGTGTCATGCCCTCAATGGCAGCAGCGCAAAGGGTGTTGGGTCGCTGAAGGCCGAGGTGGTTTACCAGTTTGCGGGGCAGGCGTTGATCAGCATTGCGGGTGATGCCACGTTAACGGCTACCGAGAAGCTCCATTCCTGGCTCCCACTCTTCCACACCACATGGCCAACCCTGCGCGACGACTACAACCGCCTTTCGCAGCGACGTCTGCAAACCTGCGGCCCGCTGGAGCTGGCCCATCATCACGCGCGCCACAGGCCGCTGGGTTTGTCTGATCAAGGTTGCGTGGCGCTGATTGCACTGCTTGAGCAGTTACCACTCGAAACCCGGATCACAACCATTGACTGGCAATTGCCCGAACCCAACCCTTTTCTCGGTGACGTGAGCAGTGATGATGAAAGCGCGATCTACCTGCGCTGGGAGCTGCAATGCCCGCAACCCGCGCTGTGGCAGCGTTTTGAGCATCGTCTGCGCGGCCTGTCTGCCAACGCGAAACAAGCCGGGGTAGAGTTGGCGTTCACGGCTTACGGCGATTACTGGCAACTGAAGCTGAGCGGAATCACCGCCCCCATTCCGGCCATTCTTGAATGTGCATTCAGCCTGTTGAAAGCCCCGGACGATGAAACCCTCGATTCACTCCCTGAAGATCCGGCGCTTATCCCGATTCGCCAATTGGTCAAAGCGCTGCCGGATCGCTATCTGGATGCCAAAACCGGCGCAGTAATAACTGACATTCCACGTTTCTGGGCCTGCACCCGCTGGATAAGCTTCACCCACGGGGCGTTGGACTGTCATGCAGCGCTGACCAAGGCGCCAGGCCTGAAAGACACCACCCTGACGCACGTTAAAGCCCTTCCCGCAGGCAAACACTGGCAGACCGAACCCTCGGACTCGGCGGAAAGCGCCGTGCTGCTGTTCTGCCCCGTGCCGTCTTCATCCATCGCCGACGAAGCCGCCTGGCGGTTACTCACGCAGGTGATACAAGGCCCGTTCTATCAGCGCCTGCGGGTCGAGTTGCAGTTGGGCTACGCGGTGTTCAGCGGGTTGCGACAGATCGCCGGGAAGCCAGGCTTGTTGCTGGGCGTCCAGTCGCCCGGCGCGTCGGTTCAAGAGCTGGTTCGGCACATCGAAACATTCCTGATCGGTCTGAAAGCACCTGTGACCAACGCCGATCTCAGCGCGCAAACCGCAGCCCTCATCGCCCAGCTCGATCTCAGCGCCATGGACAACGCCAGCACCGCCGAACTGCTTTGGCAAGGGCACCTCGCCGGTCGGGATGCAGATTATCTGTCCACGCTACGTGAAGCCTTGCGCCACTTGAGCGCGGCCGATTTATCACAGGCCATTACCCGTCTCAACGAGGCTGCAGGCGGCTGGTTGTGGCTGAGCAATAGCTCCTCGGCGCCTGCGTTAGCGAGGTGA
- the pqqB gene encoding pyrroloquinoline quinone biosynthesis protein PqqB — MYIQILGSAAGGGFPQWNCNCANCAGFRDGSLRAHARTQSSIAISDDGVNWVLCNASPDIRAQLAGFAPMQPGRALRDTGISAIILMDSQIDHTTGLLSLREGCPHQVWCTDMVHEDLSTGFPLFTMLKHWNGGLSWNRIELEGSFVIPACPNLRFTPFPLRSAAPPYSPHRFDPHPGDNIGLMVEDLKTGGKLFYAPGLGKVDDALMEKMVAADCLLVDGTMWDDDEMQRRGVGTRTGTEMGHLAQNGPGGMLEVLERLPKQRKVLIHINNTNPILDEDSPERAELARRNVEVAFDGMSIEL, encoded by the coding sequence ATGTACATCCAGATTCTAGGTTCCGCTGCTGGCGGCGGTTTCCCGCAATGGAACTGCAACTGCGCGAACTGCGCCGGTTTCCGGGACGGCAGCCTGCGCGCCCATGCTCGCACCCAATCGTCTATCGCGATCTCCGACGATGGCGTCAACTGGGTGCTGTGCAACGCCTCGCCGGACATCCGCGCGCAACTTGCAGGCTTCGCTCCCATGCAGCCGGGCCGTGCACTGCGTGATACCGGGATCAGCGCGATCATCCTGATGGACAGCCAGATCGACCACACCACTGGCCTGCTCAGCCTGCGCGAAGGTTGCCCGCATCAGGTCTGGTGTACCGACATGGTCCACGAAGACCTGAGCACCGGCTTCCCGCTGTTCACCATGCTCAAGCACTGGAACGGCGGCCTGAGCTGGAACCGCATCGAACTCGAAGGCAGCTTTGTGATTCCCGCCTGCCCGAATCTGCGCTTCACGCCTTTCCCGCTGCGCAGCGCTGCCCCGCCCTACTCGCCCCACCGTTTCGATCCACATCCGGGCGACAACATCGGTTTGATGGTCGAAGACCTCAAGACCGGCGGCAAGCTGTTCTATGCGCCTGGGCTGGGCAAGGTCGATGACGCGCTGATGGAGAAGATGGTGGCAGCGGACTGTCTGCTGGTGGACGGCACGATGTGGGACGATGACGAAATGCAGCGCCGCGGCGTCGGCACCCGCACTGGTACGGAAATGGGCCACCTGGCGCAGAACGGCCCCGGCGGCATGCTCGAAGTGCTGGAGCGCTTGCCCAAGCAGCGCAAGGTGCTTATCCACATCAACAACACCAACCCGATCCTCGACGAAGACTCCCCAGAGCGCGCAGAACTGGCGCGACGTAACGTCGAAGTGGCGTTTGATGGGATGAGTATTGAGTTGTAG
- the pqqC gene encoding pyrroloquinoline quinone biosynthesis protein PqqC yields MSEATPLSPAEFEQALRAKGAYYHIYHPYHVAMYEGRATREQIQGWVANRFYYQVNIPLKDAAILANCPDREIRREWIQRLLDHDGAPGEDGGIEAWLRLGQAVGLDPDQLRSQELVLPGVRFAVDAYVNFARRANWQEAASSSLTELFAPQIHQSRLDSWPQHYPWIDPTGYEYFRTRLGQARRDVEHGLAITLQHYTTYEGQQRMLEILQFKLDILWSMLDAMSMAYELNRPPYHSVTDQRVWHKGIAL; encoded by the coding sequence ATGAGCGAAGCAACGCCGCTGTCCCCCGCTGAATTCGAGCAGGCCTTGCGTGCCAAGGGCGCGTATTACCACATCTATCACCCGTACCACGTGGCGATGTATGAAGGCCGGGCAACCCGCGAGCAGATTCAGGGCTGGGTCGCCAACCGCTTCTACTATCAGGTGAACATCCCCCTCAAGGACGCAGCGATTCTGGCCAACTGCCCGGACCGTGAAATCCGTCGCGAGTGGATTCAGCGTCTGCTGGATCACGACGGCGCCCCCGGTGAAGACGGCGGCATCGAAGCCTGGTTGCGTCTGGGTCAGGCGGTAGGTCTGGACCCGGACCAACTGCGCTCCCAGGAACTGGTCCTGCCCGGCGTGCGCTTTGCCGTGGACGCCTACGTCAACTTCGCGCGCCGCGCCAACTGGCAGGAAGCGGCCAGCAGCTCGCTGACTGAGCTGTTCGCGCCGCAGATCCACCAGTCGCGTCTGGACAGCTGGCCGCAGCATTACCCGTGGATCGACCCCACCGGCTACGAATACTTCCGCACCCGCCTGGGCCAGGCTCGTCGCGATGTGGAGCATGGTCTGGCGATCACGTTGCAGCACTACACCACCTACGAAGGCCAGCAGCGCATGCTGGAGATCCTGCAGTTCAAACTCGACATTTTGTGGAGCATGCTGGACGCCATGAGCATGGCCTACGAGCTGAACCGCCCGCCTTATCACAGCGTGACCGACCAACGGGTCTGGCATAAGGGGATTGCCCTATGA
- the pqqD gene encoding pyrroloquinoline quinone biosynthesis protein PqqD — MSFDRHQTPSWRRGYRFQFEPAQNGHVLLYPEGMIKLNESASAIGGLIDGQRSVAAIIEALSEQFPGFPELGADVEQFMEVARAEHWIELA; from the coding sequence ATGAGTTTTGATCGACATCAAACGCCGAGCTGGCGTCGCGGCTATCGCTTCCAGTTCGAACCGGCGCAGAACGGCCATGTGCTGCTCTACCCCGAAGGCATGATCAAACTCAACGAGAGCGCCAGCGCCATTGGCGGCCTGATCGATGGTCAGCGCAGCGTTGCCGCAATCATTGAGGCCTTGAGCGAGCAGTTTCCGGGCTTTCCCGAGCTCGGCGCCGACGTCGAGCAATTCATGGAGGTAGCCCGTGCCGAACACTGGATCGAGCTTGCCTGA
- the moaA_2 gene encoding pyrroloquinoline quinone biosynthesis protein PqqE: MPNTGSSLPESNLAAPTIKMPPKPEVGLPLWLLAELTYRCPLQCPYCSNPLDFAKQGQELTTEQWFKVMREARQMGAAQIGFSGGEPLVRQDLAELIAEARRLGYYTNLITSGIGLTEQKIIDFKEAGLDHIQISFQASDEQVNNMLAGSKKAFAQKLEMARAVKKHGYPMVLNFVTHRHNIDKIDKIIELCIALEADFVELATCQFYGWAHLNREGLLPTKDQLVRAERVTNEYRDKLAAENHPCKLIFVTPDYYEERPKACMNGWGNIFLTVTPDGTALPCHGARQMPVEFPNVREHTMQHIWYDSFGFNRYRGYDWMPEPCRSCDEKEKDFGGCRCQAFMLTGDAANADPVCSKSPHHGMIVQAREEAEYATQTIEQLAFRNDRNSRLIAKS; encoded by the coding sequence GTGCCGAACACTGGATCGAGCTTGCCTGAGTCGAACCTCGCAGCGCCCACCATCAAGATGCCGCCCAAGCCCGAGGTCGGCCTGCCACTGTGGCTGCTGGCCGAGCTGACCTATCGCTGCCCGCTGCAATGCCCGTATTGCTCCAACCCGCTGGACTTTGCCAAGCAAGGTCAGGAATTGACCACCGAGCAGTGGTTCAAGGTGATGCGCGAAGCGCGGCAGATGGGTGCGGCGCAGATCGGCTTTTCCGGTGGCGAACCGCTGGTGCGTCAGGACCTGGCCGAATTGATCGCCGAAGCCCGGCGCCTGGGTTATTACACCAACCTGATCACCTCCGGCATCGGCCTGACCGAACAGAAAATCATCGACTTCAAGGAAGCCGGTCTCGATCACATCCAGATCAGTTTCCAGGCCAGCGACGAGCAAGTGAACAACATGCTCGCGGGCTCGAAAAAAGCCTTCGCCCAGAAGCTGGAAATGGCCCGCGCCGTGAAAAAGCACGGCTACCCGATGGTGCTGAACTTCGTCACCCACCGGCACAACATCGACAAGATCGATAAAATCATCGAGCTTTGTATCGCCCTCGAAGCGGACTTTGTGGAGCTGGCCACCTGTCAGTTCTATGGCTGGGCGCACCTGAACCGTGAAGGTTTGTTGCCGACCAAAGACCAGTTGGTGCGTGCTGAACGGGTCACCAACGAATACCGCGACAAGCTGGCCGCCGAAAACCACCCGTGCAAACTGATTTTCGTCACCCCTGATTATTACGAAGAACGCCCAAAAGCCTGCATGAACGGCTGGGGCAATATCTTCCTCACCGTGACACCGGATGGCACAGCCCTGCCCTGCCACGGCGCGCGGCAAATGCCGGTGGAATTTCCCAACGTGCGTGAGCACACGATGCAGCACATCTGGTATGACTCGTTCGGCTTCAACCGCTACCGGGGATACGACTGGATGCCCGAGCCGTGCCGCTCCTGCGACGAGAAGGAAAAGGACTTCGGCGGCTGCCGTTGCCAGGCGTTCATGCTCACCGGCGATGCCGCCAATGCCGATCCGGTGTGCAGCAAATCGCCTCATCACGGGATGATTGTTCAGGCGCGAGAAGAAGCCGAGTATGCTACTCAAACCATTGAGCAGCTGGCCTTTCGCAATGACCGAAACTCGCGCCTTATCGCCAAATCCTGA